A genomic region of Rhodococcus oxybenzonivorans contains the following coding sequences:
- a CDS encoding MarR family winged helix-turn-helix transcriptional regulator yields MTAEEHVESEPLTKRDFEALARFRFGIRRYVRFSEDTVRDHGLTPQHYQLLLALKGFPGREWATMRELADRLQLRHHSVVELVDRAQKQGLVERAPHPSDARAVRVELTEHGQLILARLSAMHRDELLRLGPALELPIWDDPPQDR; encoded by the coding sequence GTGACTGCAGAGGAGCACGTGGAGTCGGAGCCGTTGACGAAGCGGGATTTCGAGGCACTGGCACGTTTCCGCTTCGGTATCCGCCGCTATGTGCGCTTCAGTGAGGATACGGTCCGTGACCATGGCCTCACCCCGCAGCACTACCAGCTGCTGCTCGCACTCAAGGGATTTCCCGGCCGCGAATGGGCCACCATGCGAGAGTTGGCCGACCGCCTGCAGCTGCGTCATCACAGCGTGGTGGAGCTGGTCGACCGGGCGCAGAAGCAGGGTCTCGTGGAGCGCGCGCCGCACCCGTCCGACGCGCGGGCGGTACGGGTGGAGTTGACCGAGCACGGGCAGCTGATCCTGGCACGTCTGAGTGCGATGCACCGCGACGAATTGCTGCGCCTCGGACCCGCCCTCGAGTTACCCATCTGGGACGACCCTCCCCAGGATCGGTGA